TGCATCCCGCCCCCAGCTATGTGTAACAAAGGGGTGGATGACATTTCAAAGGGCTCAACTCATGATGCATCCCACAGCAAGTACCCATTGGCCGGGAACCCTATTCCAAAACATGTCAAAAATGTTTGCGTACAATTACTGTCAATGACTTTTCACGAGATGACACACCGACACATTTTTCCTCTAATGGACACGTTGCCCCTATTACGATTATGCAGCTACAGTCTTTCATTTGACTCATATTTTGTTGCGCCTTAACAGCATCTGGTCAGGTTTATTGATAACACTGGACATTTGCAGCCTTTTTTATCCCAGAAAGGCGTCGCTGGTTGCACTTAAGTCAGTATTTCGAGATGATGAACATAATGGGGGCTCCATTGTGTATATTGAGTAGTTTTTCGTTGTAAGCCTATAGGCTACTGTTAATATATGTTTATACCTTTTTATAACTGAGGTTTATCAGGGGTCATCAAATGCCCCTGCAAATAGTTGCTCTTACTGACACCAGGCGCCCCATGGTTTTTCTAATGGGTGATCATTAAAGACATTTACTCCCCATTAGCGGCATTTGATCCGTAATTGTACTGGAGGAACTTTGAAATGCTGGCGGGGATCAAAGGGGAATATGCAAATCGTGGAGAATGAAAAGTTTACTGAATTACTTATAAATATGGGTTGATTGGCACCCCGCGACAAAAGAATTCGCATCGGTCTCTCTTTCACATCGGTCTCTCTGAATTTCTTATGTAGCCTGTAAAACAATTAGACACAGAAGTAGGCCCTTCCCCTCGGATAAAGCTGCTGTCAGCCTAATTACCCATACAGCACCTCTCGAAGATGTAGCCGATTGTGAAAATTCCAACATTGTGGCATGATAATTACGTTTCAATACATCTGTACAGAGAATTGTAAAAACTGTTGCTTGATATCGGGTTATGAAAGAAAGCCTGTCCAGTTTTTAAAAGTAGCCTGCTCTTAAATTAGGAATAGTGGATTAGAAAAAgagtaaaaaaattataaattgCAATAGCCCAAAACATCTAATTTGAAATAAGTTTAAAAAGGGGAAAATTAACTACATATTTAAAATACTATAGGGGCTTGTATCACGAttgaataaaatacaaaaatatattaaAGTTGTATTTTTCAAATCTTAACCATAGCCTAAATAACCGAACTAGATAATTGAGTGAAGTATTCAGGAACAAAATACGATTTAACAGTTTCAAAGTGCATGTTTGCCAAAAAGCCTAGGCAAAGCCTCTGAAATAAATGGCTTTGATGTTGTTGACAAAGGTTAGTTAGGCTATAATAGGCCACCACAAGACAAACGTTCAATACACTTCATTAAACGTCAATTGGCAGCATTCATCCCGATTCGTTGGTCTTTAGGCTTTGTTTTAATTGTACATCCAAAGCctacagtggtgtaaaataaAGCTTGTGTGAAGGCCCCTTTGATGGGGACAGATCGAACAGTCCTGAACCCCCATGTCTTAATCAGACTCCGGCAGCTATGGCGTTTTTACAAACAGTCCGTTTGCTCGGCTTTTAGCGGGTTTTAAACAGACATTGTCCGCTACTCAGCAAATTAATTTGGTAGGATGCCAGGTCCGTTTTGAAATACCTGGTTGCGGCCTAATCCATTCATGCTACAATAGCCCATGTCCCTAAAGTGTTAAATAAACACACAATCCGGTTTGTGTTCGATTTAAATAATAAACGGGCAGAAAATGCATTTTATAGTTGTTAGATAAGGTAATCTTTCGCCTGGAGGGTCAGGTGTTCTGAAAGCTCCCTCCTGTGGTCAGAGTGGTTATCAAAGGAAGTAATAACAGTGTATTTAACATGTAATTCTATCAAATAAGCTGCCTTGTAGTTACAGACCCAGTACAAAATACCAGTAAAGATCAGGGAGTAAGTAACCAGAGAACAGCTTCACCAAATCAAATAAGGAGCATCATCTTTCATATTGATTGAAAGTTACATTTTATTGTAAGAAAACGGCATATAAATAGCTGGACCATTAAAAAAGCAGCAAGCCAAGTAATGACGACCGTTTAAGTTGTTTGATCTTGTCATGCAGCATTAAAACAAATATTGAAGATATCTTTTGGATGCCATCGAGTTTAAGGCACTTTCAATAATGCCAAAAGCCATGTAATGATGTTCAGAACTGGGGTGAGCGACTTCAGTCATTCAGTGGATGATGGTGATAACATGAAAAGATCATTCAAGCTTGAGAAAATATGTCAAGATTTAATTTGACAAAACATATCCCAAATATTCAAATTAAATAATAAAAGTATAACCtatttatacatacatacatacatacatacatacatacatacatacatacatacatacatacatacatacatacatacatacatacatatatatatatatatttttttaaatcagcacTAAATATTGATGTACACAAATATTTACTTCTGGtcctaaaataaataatattcaTTTGTTTTGAAGCGCAATATAAAAGTTAGAAATTATGATAATATATGTGAGGCCTGTAGAATAGCAGCCATCTTGCCTTTCATTTAGAAATTCTAATGTTCTAAGGTCCATTTTGATGGGAAATTAATAATGTGAATAGTAGAATAATCTCTGTatgacagactgattgtatttAGCCATGTATCAAAGTCCACTTGCTGCCTCCCTTTAAATTGTCAGTGTATTGACATCACCTCCTGTGGGATGTTTACatgggatacagcttttgtcaagTTGACATCAAAAGTCGATTATTtagccttttagctaacccttaccctaacccttttcttaactttaacctaattctcctaacctgatatgttaattatcctaacctgctgagtaAGTTCTGCTAAACCTACAACGAAAAGTACATTTTGACAAAAGCTGTGTCCTTTCTAGACAAAACCCCTGCTGTGTCCCTGTCTGGTAAGCCTGTTCTTGTACAAGTACCAGTTTGCCCTCTAGTGGTATACACTGTTCTTTGCTGTTTCCCCACTCAATGGTTGAATCATCcctttgtgcccccccccccaaggtcgATGCCCGAGCCCCCGGgaaaatctaattagcataattcaAAAATCCCCATAAAAGAAATCGGTcatgtttaaactagagatatctgtttttttgttgttgttgcatcggatgcgtctcaatccacctcaTCCGCCTATGTCGCACTACTTCATCTGCTGAAAGGTCACAGAGCtagagctgtgtttgtcagaccatgagacatcccgaaaatcggtctacTCACAAAATCGGTCTGTAGGGTCCGAATGGTTTGGCCTGCAAACTATTATAACCCCTCTATGAAAatatgagactctcacgaacatgtcaattgtttttctctaggatgcccacaggactcacaagacttgtctgaaggtccccGGTACCAGTAAAAAAAAACGAATAATAATAATAGAAGTACTGTGtttatggagactgtttagtgccaaaaataaggggttaaatacatgtttaAAGAATAATTATTGTATATTTCCagatctctcatatctctctcagaCACTCccgaacaaacttccttttgaaTTTTTTTGcaggggactatctgttgttcctgtagtgaatctgttattcaatgcgtttgtatgggctaatagcagtaaggccaaataaaatgtttaatcaatgattataattttttttatatactgcaatgggtcttaaaattctaaatcaaatagctaaatgatccttggtgtgACCTCCTTAAagcaattccatatagcttatagagcccccccccccaccacccttttaaaatatatatttccgCACTattaggttggaataatactgtgaaattgtgaaaatgacgataagagctgtttgaaaatatcggctgaaatttcagcctgttctggtgggatggagttttggcctgcctggtgacatcactagGTGGTAatttagttaatagaccaataagacagTTACAAACCTTTCTCCCAATAtaagctagttttcagttttcccctccccactcagaccactccctgacagtcctagctaaattcttgcttgagaatgtgcgctttgctaagaagctatttttataatttttttacaattttaatttaaaacaaccagagtaaggtacttcattgttacccagaaatgatttgatattgatatttaAAAGAAAAACGGCTGCATGTGACCTTACATGGTAACTAACTACATGTAAATACATTGAAAAGTCCAATATGTCTTTGCAATTTCTTAACACTGTAGGGCTTTAGAAAAGATCTGAACGGTGAAGGGAAGGCCAAAGTAGTTTTTATCAATCAAACAACTTTGCGCTTATAAATTGTGTAATTACATGTGTGTAATTGAAagtggcgtgtgtgtgtatgtgtgtttttccCCCAATGGAATACAGTATGCATAATAGACAATATATCACCTTTATGTGCTGTAATCATGTGTAACATCCAAATGTATAATATGATACAAAGGAACTtgtaaaaaataacattttgaatATTGATGACAAGTGTTTAAAagagtcaaccccccccccccccccccccccccgttggaATTGTGGTCCATAAACGCTACAACAGTGAGCAGGaatctctccctctcagtctcaatCCACTCAGTATCACAAGTAATCACTGAAAACACTGGTATTGTAAGTGCTAACAGCCACAACAAATACATAAACCTAAATATACAAATGTGTGACAAAAATAAATCAAAACCCTCTCCATGAGGGGATCCAATGGGGGGCATGGTTGACGATGGTGGTGAGAGACTGAAGAGGACTTTTGTCGTTCTAAAACGTTAGTCCCAATGCCACCTCGGTGGAGAGTGGAGCAACATTGGTGAAGGCATCTTGGTGACCCAAAGCGGTACGACTGCCCCATTCACTGTCACTGTCCATTCACAGCATCATCAACTGTCTGTCTCGCTGTTCTCTGCAGGCAACCCCTTAAAATGGCATCCCCAGAAATTCAATTATGAGGCAGGACTAGGGAGCTACTGGAGAGGCTACTACACATGGAGGGAGGCGTTAAAAATCTGTATCCCAGCCAGACATATCATCTGGAGGAGGGTCATCGTTGTCCTCTGGGAAACTGTCAAAGTTGCTTGTGTCAGTTGAAGACGAGACCtgatagagaagaggaggggcTGGATTAATTGCATGTAATGGTTTAATAAAGGAAGTCATGCTAACACTGGCATGCTCTTCAGATGCATCATTTTAACATGAAACCAACATCTGTTTACTTACTTCAGGGATGATTGGAGGAGTCAGGGTTCCTTTCCTCAACCCTTCCCAGTTAAAGCCTTCAAACCATCTGAGAttcaaagagagaaacagagttaTCTTTGAAAACAGAGTTAtctttgctgttgttttttttTGGTCTAAAGTGCAATCATGGCCATTAGCCAGGCAGGGTAAAGTACTTAATTGACTTACTTGTGCTTTTGGATATCTTTGACTCCATTTTTCAAGTTTCCAAGTCTTTCCGAAGGATTGTCCCTGCATAGTTTCTTAATCAAATTGGCAGCATTTTTGGTAATCTTCTTTGGAAATTCAATCATGTCGATTCCTCTCAGAATTATATTGTACGTCTTCATTGGATCTGGCCCTGAGAATGGTGGGCTGAAAAAGAAGCAGGAGCATTCATTTAAAACAAATATGTGGTAATTTAACCCTACATGTAGATGTGGGTGGGGTTAAAGGTATGAGAGACAGAGCAGGCATTCCTTCTGATCCCAGTCACTTATTCTATTGGATATACAATAAAACCTCCTACAGCCATATCCACAaacttcctccctcaccttccaGTCAGGAGTTCGTACATGAGGATTCCCAATGACCAGTAGTCAGCGGAGATGTCGTGCCCCTTGTTCAGGATGATCTCAGGTGCCACGTACTCCGGGGTCCCGCAGAAAGTCCACGTCTTTTTCCCAAACCCAATCTTCTTGGCAAAGCCAAAGTCCACCTGTGAAAAGATAGGAGCGCCAATGAGATCTCATTGACTGAACACCCTTTCCCGCAGCTGCTGTAGGTCTTGAGCCATATTATTATACTGCAGGTGTGAAggtgtcctcaggtctctgtCCACTCACCAGCTTGGCATAGCCTCTGTGATCCAGAATGAGGTTCTCGGGTTTGAGATCCCTGTAGATGATCCCTTTGGAATGTAGGTAAGCAaaggcctccaccacacaggctGTGTAGAACCGCGTGGTCGAGTCTTCAAATGAACCTCTGCAATGTTGAAGACAATATTCACGCAAGTTAAAATGATGAAGGCAGGGGAAAGCAAGGCAACATGGTATCTTTTGAAAGTGAATTGGTTGAGATGCATTTCCCATACCTGTCCCTAAGTATGGTCCAGAGCTCTCCCCCAAGGCAAGCCTCCATCAACATGTAAAGATACTTGGCATCTTTGAATGTCCGATACAGCCTGAAACACACATCAAGAACATGTCAACTGTAAATTGCGTCCTTTTCTTGAGGATAATGAAGTAGTCTATCGGAAGAGATATCAGTAGAGACACCTGGCTGAGATATCTCTACATCTAGCTAGTATCTGACATCtctacatatacagtgccttccaaAAGTATGCatatcttcagaaagtattcataccccttgacttattccacgtttTGTTGTCACAGCCGGAATACCTTTTttttatacacacaataccccataattataaagtgaacatttttgcaaatgtattgtgcatgaaatacagaaatatctcgtttacataagtattcaaacccctgagtcaatacatgttagaatcacatttggcagagattacagctgtgagtatttctgggtaagtctctaagagctttgcaccccTGGAgtgtacaatatttacacattattCTATTTAATATTCACATTGACGggatgtagtggagtgggtcgagagcttcaagttccctctgtgtccacatcactaaggaccaatcatggtccaaacacaccaacacagtcattaAGAGGGtatgacaatgcctcttccctctccggagactgaaaaaatttggcatgagccctcagatcctcaaaaagttttacagttgcaccattgagagcTTGAATGGCcctatcaccgcttggtatggcaactacagAGGCGCTATAGAGGGTAACGCGTACACgctccctgccatccaagacctctataccaggtggtgtcagagaaaGGTCCTACAAacacaaattgtcaaagactccagccacccaagtcatagactgttctctctgcttctgcatggccagtggtaccggagtgccaagtctgggaccagaAGGCTCCTGGACAGTtataccccaaagccataagaccgcTGAAGAAAGTTAAtgaaatggttacccagactatttacagactatttacattggtGCAAATTTTTCGCACTGACattttatgcacacacacacacacacacacacacacacacacacacacacacacacacacacacacacacacacacacacacacacacacacacacacacacacacacacacacacacacacacacattattatcTATCCTAATTGCTTACACCTACTTACAGTACAcgtacatactgtattacctcaactacctcatacccctgcgcattgactcggtaccggtaatccttgtatatagccttgttatcaTTATTTTTTTGTGTTACTATTGCCTTTAGTTTTTCTTATTTGCAAATTTGTATACATTTTTCATACTTTTTAaatctgtattgttgggaaagggcatgtgagtaagcatttcacagtaaagtctacacctgttttattcagcaCGTGACAGcacgttttaggttattgtcctgctgaaaggtgaatttgtctcccagggtcttgtggaaagcagactgaaacaagttttcctctaggattttgtctgtgcttagctttATATGGTTTTATTTTTCcctgctgatgacaagcatacctacAACATCATGCAGTCACCACCATGCGAAAACCTCCCCTgacctttgtggttgaatctgtcttTGAAATACACTCCTTGATTGAGGAACTGTACagatgtatgtgtggggtacagagattatgttgtcattcaaaaatcatgttaaacactataattgcacacacagtgagtgcatgcaacttattatgtgacttgttacccAAATCTTTTCTCCTGAACattatttaggctttccataacatacttattgactcaaggcaatttgtaaaaaaaaatccaaaaacataattccactttgacattatgtatTGCGTGTAGgcaagtgacacaaaatctcaatttaatctatttttaattcaggctgtaacacaagcaaatgtggacaaagtcaaggggtgtgaatactttctgaaggcactgtatgtagctACCTGACAATGAAGTCTGAGTGGGCCTCCTGCATGATCTGCTTCTCGGAGCGGATGTGCTCCTGTTGCCGAGTGTCCACGATGTGCCTCTTCTTCAGGATCTTCATCGCAAAAGTTTTGATCTCATCGCTTTTTAGCTGCACCTGCAGGACACAGACGACGCAAGATATACAGCATCTCAAGGTCAACGACCACTAAAAGCGAAGTTGTAAACATGTCCTGGCTGTGCAGATCAAGTCTTAGTTGAGCCATTTTTAACATTTGTTCTGGGACCCAGTAATAGCAGATGAGTCATGGGTCTATTCGTAACTCCGGAGGACCTGAAAATAGTATGACTGGGAGCAGACATTCTTCACATTGCCTATCTCAGGGAGCACCTACATTTCCAGGGTCATTTAATCCCCGGGATGTCTAGCAATGTATTGCACTACAGTGAACACGAGGACTGGAGGCAGGCGAAAGGCCACTTGTTTTTACTGAGGATGCCGCAGTGCCGAAAATAGGACAGGGCAGGGGATTCCTCTTTAGGCCAAGCTACTGGGCTTTTCCTTTGCCGCAACTCTGAGACCCCACTGGTCCGCATTGCTCCATTCTAGCACTCACTTGATCAACCCTCACTTGCTCTGTCTATCTGTTTACATGCTTTCAAGTCTTTTATGTGTCAGTTTAAGTGTATATTCATTTTTATTGACAAAATTCAAATTGTGCATTACAATATACAGAtagctgccaaaataaaggaaacacttgagtaaatgagggatacaaattatattgaaagcaggtgcttccacacagatgtggttcctgagttaatt
This genomic interval from Salvelinus fontinalis isolate EN_2023a chromosome 30, ASM2944872v1, whole genome shotgun sequence contains the following:
- the prkg1b gene encoding cGMP-dependent protein kinase 1 isoform X5, producing MRELILPIPVRKERERQNSLPAPSPPLSLLITSYSIQTSKKFPFFHFKKCRYEAENAFFCNLKLLDFNIIDTLGVGGFGRVELVGCLNKVQLKSDEIKTFAMKILKKRHIVDTRQQEHIRSEKQIMQEAHSDFIVRLYRTFKDAKYLYMLMEACLGGELWTILRDRGSFEDSTTRFYTACVVEAFAYLHSKGIIYRDLKPENLILDHRGYAKLVDFGFAKKIGFGKKTWTFCGTPEYVAPEIILNKGHDISADYWSLGILMYELLTGSPPFSGPDPMKTYNIILRGIDMIEFPKKITKNAANLIKKLCRDNPSERLGNLKNGVKDIQKHKWFEGFNWEGLRKGTLTPPIIPEVSSSTDTSNFDSFPEDNDDPPPDDMSGWDTDF